Proteins from a genomic interval of Mesobacillus sp. S13:
- a CDS encoding antibiotic biosynthesis monooxygenase family protein yields MFYQIKRILVKEGHSSQVIERFSKKGMLIEQQPGFLDKQVLVKKSRRGDEEIMVMISWQSEQDWKNWEKHPDHIAGHKAKIGQPKPGYILESSQDIYDVM; encoded by the coding sequence ATGTTCTATCAAATTAAGAGAATACTAGTCAAAGAAGGACATTCCAGCCAGGTAATTGAACGCTTTTCGAAAAAAGGCATGTTGATCGAGCAGCAGCCCGGATTTTTAGATAAACAGGTTCTCGTTAAAAAGAGCCGCCGTGGCGATGAAGAAATCATGGTCATGATCAGCTGGCAATCAGAGCAAGACTGGAAGAATTGGGAGAAGCATCCCGACCATATCGCCGGGCACAAAGCAAAAATCGGCCAGCCAAAACCAGGTTATATCCTTGAATCCTCCCAAGATATCTATGATGTCATGTAA
- a CDS encoding beta-propeller fold lactonase family protein encodes MKKLILFLLAGLIAVSIAGCTKKASGTMEFDITRDYAVNSNNIIMNKKGTMIYTANIDISTVSFFDTKKQKVVAEVKVGREPRQMTLSPDENYLYVANMYDNKIDIVSIKDKKVIGSLETGIEPFGVVTSQDGKTLYVANYRSGTVSVFDLQQKKQVEEIEVGDRPRSLAITADGSKIYVPQYLNGSITVIDTVGNEVVKEIQLAQSPDKSDVKKSQGIPNSLEQFVISPDGKTAWVPHMLTNIDTPIHFEETIFPAISVIDLERDEEIIDKRKELFDEINVSDSKNQTIIVSNPYDIVFKPDGSKAYAVMSGSEDLVVFDLNRGGNATQIVRRINGDNPRGAVVSPDGESLFVHNAMSHDMSVLKAGGGTYSRVKAAGENIALVSNDPMDPLEREGKKIFYSANSDEYAAEITGNNWMSCASCHADGDMNGLTLLTPKGPRNVPSNVLTTKTGLFMWDGSRDDFEDYLLTVQGEMGGMMKYDAGNPLPEDIAHMYDAMFAFLDNPESFPPPKSPYRLKDGELSEAALEGKELFEGKAGCLSCHGGNNFTDSVKAVDRNGQLTTDNQDFLYDIGTSNTLDKESAGDARAAMKNPRDQKRFDTPTLRGVWATAPYFHDGSAKTLEDAISRHNTKELSGLTRGEITKIAEYVGSLE; translated from the coding sequence ATGAAAAAGCTGATTCTGTTCCTTTTAGCCGGGCTGATTGCTGTTTCTATCGCAGGCTGTACAAAAAAAGCGAGTGGCACGATGGAGTTTGACATCACTCGTGATTATGCGGTGAACAGCAATAATATCATCATGAATAAAAAAGGCACGATGATCTATACGGCTAACATCGATATAAGTACTGTTTCATTCTTTGACACGAAGAAACAAAAGGTAGTGGCTGAGGTCAAGGTAGGGAGAGAACCGAGGCAAATGACACTTAGTCCGGATGAAAACTATCTCTATGTAGCCAACATGTATGATAACAAAATAGATATTGTTTCGATTAAGGATAAGAAAGTGATCGGGTCGCTTGAAACAGGAATAGAACCCTTTGGCGTCGTAACAAGCCAGGACGGTAAAACTCTTTATGTTGCAAATTACCGTTCTGGTACCGTTTCAGTTTTCGATTTGCAGCAAAAGAAGCAAGTTGAAGAGATTGAAGTGGGAGACCGCCCGCGTTCGCTGGCAATAACGGCTGATGGCAGCAAAATTTATGTGCCGCAGTATTTAAACGGCAGCATTACGGTCATTGATACAGTTGGTAATGAAGTGGTGAAAGAAATCCAGCTAGCCCAATCTCCTGATAAAAGCGATGTCAAAAAGAGCCAGGGTATACCCAACTCTCTTGAACAATTCGTCATCAGCCCTGACGGGAAAACAGCATGGGTACCTCACATGCTGACCAATATCGATACACCGATCCACTTTGAGGAAACCATTTTTCCGGCGATCTCCGTCATTGATCTAGAACGTGATGAGGAAATAATTGATAAAAGGAAAGAGCTGTTTGATGAAATCAACGTTTCTGACAGCAAAAACCAAACAATCATTGTATCCAATCCGTATGATATTGTGTTTAAACCAGATGGCAGCAAAGCGTATGCGGTCATGTCGGGCAGCGAGGATTTAGTAGTGTTTGATCTTAATCGAGGCGGTAATGCAACACAGATTGTAAGACGAATCAACGGGGACAACCCAAGGGGAGCGGTCGTTTCTCCAGATGGTGAAAGCCTGTTTGTCCATAACGCCATGAGTCATGACATGTCTGTTCTAAAAGCTGGTGGAGGCACCTATTCACGAGTCAAAGCAGCTGGTGAAAATATTGCATTAGTCTCTAACGACCCAATGGACCCGCTTGAACGGGAAGGCAAAAAGATTTTTTACAGTGCAAACAGTGATGAATATGCCGCTGAAATTACCGGGAATAACTGGATGAGCTGTGCCTCCTGCCATGCAGATGGGGACATGAATGGTCTGACGCTGCTGACACCTAAAGGCCCGCGGAATGTTCCGAGCAATGTGCTGACTACAAAAACGGGACTTTTCATGTGGGATGGCAGCCGTGATGACTTTGAGGATTATCTTTTGACGGTCCAGGGGGAAATGGGCGGAATGATGAAGTACGATGCAGGCAACCCGCTTCCTGAAGATATTGCCCATATGTATGACGCGATGTTTGCCTTTTTGGATAACCCGGAGTCATTCCCGCCTCCAAAAAGTCCATACCGTTTGAAGGATGGAGAGCTGTCTGAAGCAGCGCTCGAGGGCAAGGAATTGTTCGAAGGCAAAGCAGGCTGCCTTTCCTGCCATGGAGGCAACAATTTCACCGATAGTGTCAAAGCAGTGGACCGAAATGGCCAGCTGACCACAGACAATCAGGATTTTCTCTACGATATCGGCACCTCGAACACTTTGGATAAAGAATCAGCAGGAGATGCAAGAGCAGCGATGAAAAATCCCCGTGATCAGAAGCGTTTCGATACACCGACACTCAGAGGAGTGTGGGCGACTGCACCTTATTTCCATGATGGTAGTGCGAAAACATTGGAAGATGCAATTTCTCGCCACAACACGAAAGAGTTGTCAGGTTTAACGAGAGGGGAGATCACGAAGATCGCCGAATATGTTGGTTCCCTTGAATAG
- a CDS encoding ABC transporter permease: protein MKKRYLITSLIILSLLSLFVGVSSITPMELLDFQLEATEIFLISRVPRLIAILLAGAGMSIAGLIMQQLSRNKFVSPTTAGTLDATRLGILVSMLFFANASTMEKMLIAFVFALAGTFLFMQILDRIKFKDAIFIPLVGMMLGNILSSVSTFFAYKADVIQNMSAWLQGDFSMIMKGRYELLYISIPILVIAYLFANRFTVAGMGEDFSKNLGLAYKRVVNIGLILVALITATVVLTVGMIPFLGLIIPNIISIFKGDHLQKTLPHTALLGANFLLVTDILGRVLIYPYEISISLMVGVIGSGIFLYLLFRRKAYA, encoded by the coding sequence ATGAAAAAGCGTTACTTGATTACATCTTTGATTATCCTTTCATTGCTCTCCCTGTTTGTGGGAGTGAGCAGCATAACGCCGATGGAACTGCTTGATTTTCAATTGGAAGCAACGGAAATCTTCCTGATCAGCAGGGTACCGCGGCTGATTGCCATCCTGCTTGCCGGTGCGGGGATGAGCATTGCCGGTTTGATCATGCAGCAGCTTAGCCGTAATAAGTTCGTATCACCGACAACGGCGGGCACGCTCGATGCGACGAGATTGGGCATTCTCGTTTCGATGCTGTTTTTTGCAAACGCGTCCACGATGGAGAAAATGCTGATTGCGTTCGTATTCGCACTGGCAGGAACATTTTTGTTCATGCAAATCCTTGACCGGATTAAGTTCAAGGACGCGATTTTCATTCCGCTTGTCGGAATGATGCTGGGTAATATCCTATCATCCGTATCGACATTCTTTGCTTACAAAGCCGATGTCATCCAGAACATGTCCGCGTGGCTGCAGGGTGATTTTTCGATGATCATGAAGGGGCGCTATGAGCTGCTGTACATAAGCATTCCGATCCTCGTGATTGCCTATTTATTCGCCAATCGCTTCACGGTGGCAGGAATGGGAGAAGATTTTTCGAAGAACCTGGGACTCGCCTACAAACGGGTCGTCAACATCGGATTGATTCTTGTCGCGCTGATTACGGCTACAGTCGTGCTGACGGTTGGAATGATTCCTTTCCTCGGGCTGATCATCCCGAATATCATCTCGATTTTCAAAGGCGACCATTTGCAAAAAACATTGCCGCATACGGCTTTGTTGGGAGCGAATTTTCTACTGGTCACAGACATCCTTGGCCGTGTGCTGATTTATCCTTACGAGATTTCAATCTCCTTGATGGTCGGCGTCATCGGCAGCGGAATTTTCTTGTACCTGTTGTTTAGGAGGAAGGCATATGCGTAA
- a CDS encoding amidohydrolase family protein, with protein sequence MKIIDAHIHLSNIKSFYETAEKLSFVDYSTAGILKEFKEANVVLGIGMGLTETDKMGFPDYEARTPMGLDMETKLPANIFCCAGVNPYDLDEAALVRLEEELQKPKTVGIKIYLGYYPFYAYDEVYEPVYKLAAKYQLPVVFHTGDTYSERGYLKYSHPMAIDEVAVNYRDVNFMMAHFGDPWTLTGAEIIYKNPNVFADLSGLIVGTKAELDKRSQGRFLDHLRHALEFADSYDKLLFGTDWPLIPVGPYIQFIKDLIPPEHHEDVFYNTALKVFPKIKPFLE encoded by the coding sequence ATGAAAATCATCGATGCCCATATTCATCTATCAAACATTAAATCCTTTTATGAAACGGCAGAGAAGCTGTCATTCGTCGACTATTCCACAGCTGGCATCCTAAAAGAGTTCAAGGAAGCTAATGTGGTTCTCGGAATCGGAATGGGCCTGACGGAAACCGATAAAATGGGCTTCCCGGATTATGAAGCCCGGACGCCGATGGGGCTCGATATGGAAACAAAGCTCCCAGCCAACATTTTTTGCTGCGCCGGGGTCAACCCATATGACTTGGATGAGGCAGCCCTTGTCCGACTTGAAGAAGAATTGCAAAAGCCGAAGACTGTCGGGATCAAGATCTATCTGGGGTACTATCCTTTTTATGCGTATGACGAAGTGTACGAACCGGTCTATAAGCTGGCCGCGAAATATCAGCTTCCTGTCGTATTTCATACGGGCGACACCTATTCGGAGCGAGGATATTTGAAATATTCCCATCCGATGGCGATTGACGAGGTTGCCGTCAACTATCGTGATGTGAATTTCATGATGGCCCATTTCGGGGATCCGTGGACATTGACAGGAGCGGAAATCATATACAAAAACCCGAATGTTTTTGCCGATTTATCCGGGCTTATTGTCGGGACAAAGGCCGAGCTGGATAAGCGCAGCCAGGGACGTTTCCTCGACCATCTGCGCCATGCGCTTGAGTTCGCCGATTCCTACGACAAGCTGCTGTTCGGCACAGACTGGCCGCTGATTCCAGTCGGTCCGTATATACAGTTCATCAAGGACCTGATTCCGCCCGAGCACCATGAAGATGTATTTTACAATACCGCTCTGAAGGTGTTCCCGAAGATCAAGCCATTCTTGGAGTAG
- a CDS encoding ABC transporter ATP-binding protein, translated as MISVRSLSKYYGKKSVVEDVTVNIQRGQITSFIGPNGAGKSTLLSMVSRLLDADSGEVLIDQTDVRKMKSNEFSKVVSILKQSNYMNVRLTIRELVSFGRFPYSKGKLTEEDERFVDQAIEYMHLTEMQDSYLDELSGGQKQRAFIAMVIAQDTEYILLDEPLNNLDMKHSVQIMKILRQLVDDLGKTVVIVLHDINFASVYSDRIVALKDGKVVKDGPTREIIQSDALKEIYDMDIPIQEMNNCRICVYFNS; from the coding sequence ATGATTTCAGTTCGTTCACTGTCCAAATATTACGGAAAAAAGAGTGTCGTTGAAGATGTGACTGTCAACATCCAGAGAGGCCAGATCACTTCGTTCATCGGGCCGAATGGCGCCGGAAAGTCAACGCTGCTTTCGATGGTCAGCCGGCTGCTCGATGCCGATTCCGGGGAAGTTCTCATTGACCAAACCGATGTCCGGAAGATGAAGTCGAATGAATTTTCCAAGGTCGTCTCGATCTTGAAGCAGTCGAATTACATGAATGTTCGCCTGACAATCCGAGAGCTCGTTTCGTTTGGAAGGTTCCCTTATTCAAAAGGGAAGCTGACCGAGGAGGATGAGCGGTTCGTCGACCAGGCAATTGAGTACATGCATCTGACCGAGATGCAGGACAGTTACCTCGACGAGCTGTCAGGCGGTCAGAAGCAGCGTGCGTTCATCGCGATGGTCATTGCCCAGGATACAGAGTACATCCTGCTCGATGAACCGTTGAACAACCTGGATATGAAGCATTCGGTCCAGATCATGAAAATCCTCCGCCAGCTTGTCGATGACCTTGGCAAAACCGTCGTCATCGTCTTGCATGATATCAACTTTGCCTCCGTGTATTCGGACCGCATCGTCGCACTAAAGGATGGAAAAGTCGTCAAGGATGGCCCAACGAGGGAAATCATCCAATCTGACGCCTTAAAAGAAATTTACGATATGGATATCCCAATCCAGGAAATGAACAATTGCCGGATCTGTGTTTATTTTAATTCTTAG
- a CDS encoding helix-turn-helix domain-containing protein, which yields MKETKADLILHPVRMKVLHTLSSGRRKTVQQIAEKLPEVPQATLYRHLKKLLDGKIIEVVEENQVRGTVEKVYALPKNNEVVSRDEVLKAGPDEHLDYFIKFMANVLMDFESYIRQHNYDFQKDMASFRTATLYASDEEYSEFIKKYVELITPLLHNEETPDRKKRTVTNILTTHHNIEEGNKDDERPDG from the coding sequence ATGAAGGAAACGAAAGCAGATTTGATTTTACACCCGGTACGAATGAAGGTTCTTCACACGTTATCCAGCGGGAGGAGGAAGACAGTACAGCAGATTGCTGAGAAACTGCCGGAAGTGCCACAGGCGACTTTGTATCGCCATCTGAAAAAACTGCTTGATGGAAAGATCATTGAAGTGGTTGAGGAAAACCAGGTGCGCGGGACGGTTGAAAAAGTCTACGCTTTGCCGAAAAACAATGAAGTCGTCTCAAGGGATGAAGTGCTTAAGGCTGGACCTGATGAGCATCTGGATTACTTTATAAAGTTCATGGCCAATGTATTGATGGATTTTGAGTCATATATCCGCCAGCACAACTACGATTTCCAAAAAGACATGGCGAGCTTCAGGACAGCAACATTATATGCCAGTGATGAGGAATATAGTGAGTTTATCAAGAAGTACGTCGAATTGATCACACCGCTTCTTCACAATGAAGAAACACCAGACAGGAAGAAACGGACAGTTACCAATATATTGACAACTCACCATAACATTGAAGAGGGGAATAAGGATGATGAACGCCCAGATGGTTAA
- a CDS encoding siderophore ABC transporter substrate-binding protein, protein MKKLYLFTLVLSMIFALAACGSEEKAETASAGEANEMTIKHEYGEATVKKNPEKVVVFDFGVLDTLDELGVEVTGVPQAIVPEYLEKYAGKEYTNVGSLKEPDFEAIHAMKPDVIFISARQAELYDQFAEIAPTVFVGMDYTKYMESFEKNMKLIGEIFEKEEVVTEKLAEVNKSIDEINKEASAAEEKALLVLANEGKVSAYGAGSRYGFIHDVFGFKAADEKIEASTHGQSITFEYILEKNPGILFVIDRTAAVGGEVGAKETIENELVKKTDAFKNGKIIYLDGTNWYLSGGGLQSMKSMIDEVRSAL, encoded by the coding sequence ATGAAAAAACTCTATTTATTTACTTTAGTTTTATCCATGATTTTTGCATTAGCAGCTTGTGGCTCAGAGGAAAAAGCAGAAACTGCATCAGCCGGAGAAGCAAATGAAATGACCATCAAACATGAATACGGAGAAGCAACGGTCAAAAAGAACCCTGAAAAAGTGGTCGTATTCGATTTTGGTGTTCTTGATACTCTTGATGAGCTAGGTGTAGAGGTTACCGGTGTGCCACAGGCCATCGTTCCTGAATACCTGGAAAAATACGCTGGCAAGGAATACACAAATGTCGGAAGCTTGAAAGAACCGGATTTTGAAGCCATTCACGCGATGAAGCCAGACGTCATCTTCATTTCTGCAAGACAGGCTGAATTGTACGACCAGTTCGCGGAGATCGCACCTACCGTTTTTGTTGGCATGGACTATACAAAGTATATGGAATCCTTTGAAAAGAACATGAAACTGATTGGTGAGATTTTTGAAAAAGAAGAGGTCGTGACGGAGAAATTAGCGGAAGTCAATAAGAGCATTGATGAAATCAATAAGGAAGCTTCTGCTGCGGAAGAGAAAGCATTGCTTGTGCTAGCGAATGAGGGTAAGGTCAGTGCTTACGGTGCCGGTTCCCGATACGGGTTCATTCACGATGTATTCGGATTCAAGGCAGCAGATGAAAAGATCGAAGCATCCACTCACGGTCAGAGCATCACTTTCGAATATATCCTTGAGAAAAACCCTGGTATCCTGTTCGTCATCGACCGTACCGCAGCAGTAGGTGGCGAAGTCGGCGCGAAGGAAACTATCGAAAATGAACTAGTGAAAAAGACGGATGCCTTCAAAAACGGAAAAATCATCTACCTTGACGGCACAAACTGGTACTTGAGCGGCGGCGGCCTGCAGTCTATGAAGTCCATGATCGATGAAGTGAGGTCGGCACTATAA
- a CDS encoding iron chelate uptake ABC transporter family permease subunit: MRNSVKLILLVLIAMGASALYLFHDLNGSFDYALPKRAMKVAAMVITGVAIAYSTVVFQTISHNRILTPSIIGLDSLYMLLQTVLIFFLGSGHVTVVNKQVNFILTVAIMVVFALLLYRLLFKKGSQPIYFLLLVGIIVGTFFSSISTFLQVLIDPNEFQIVQDRMFASFNNINTDLVWLAIALIVLLIIYAWRFTAYLDVLSLGRENAINLGVSYDSIVKKMLVLVAVFISISTALVGPLTFLGLIVANLSYQAFKTYKHSVLISGAILISVISLVGGQWVVERVFTFSTTLSVIINFVGGVYFIYLLLKESRSS; the protein is encoded by the coding sequence ATGCGTAATTCAGTCAAATTAATCCTCCTAGTTTTAATCGCAATGGGTGCGAGCGCGTTGTATTTGTTCCATGACCTGAATGGCAGCTTCGATTATGCCCTGCCTAAGCGGGCGATGAAGGTGGCCGCGATGGTGATCACAGGAGTAGCAATTGCCTATTCAACCGTCGTATTCCAGACGATCAGCCACAATCGCATCCTGACACCAAGCATCATCGGACTGGATTCTCTTTACATGCTGCTGCAGACTGTGCTGATCTTCTTCCTAGGTTCCGGCCATGTGACTGTCGTCAATAAACAGGTGAACTTCATTTTAACAGTGGCTATCATGGTTGTGTTTGCCTTGCTGCTTTACCGGCTTCTTTTTAAAAAAGGAAGTCAGCCAATCTACTTTCTGCTGCTAGTCGGAATCATCGTTGGAACCTTTTTCTCCAGCATTTCGACATTCCTACAGGTGCTGATTGATCCAAATGAGTTTCAGATTGTGCAAGATCGGATGTTTGCCAGTTTCAACAACATCAACACCGACCTGGTGTGGCTGGCAATTGCCCTGATTGTCCTGCTAATCATTTATGCCTGGAGGTTCACAGCCTATCTCGACGTGCTGTCGCTCGGCAGGGAGAATGCGATTAATCTGGGAGTTTCCTATGATTCTATTGTAAAAAAAATGCTCGTGCTCGTTGCCGTATTCATTTCGATTTCCACCGCCCTTGTCGGACCGCTTACTTTTTTAGGTTTGATTGTTGCAAATCTATCCTATCAAGCTTTCAAAACATACAAGCACAGCGTCCTGATCAGCGGAGCAATTTTAATCAGTGTGATTTCCCTAGTTGGCGGCCAATGGGTCGTGGAAAGAGTCTTCACCTTCTCCACCACGCTTAGTGTCATCATCAACTTCGTCGGTGGCGTCTATTTCATCTACTTACTGCTGAAGGAGAGTCGATCCTCATGA
- a CDS encoding alpha/beta hydrolase, which yields MMNAQMVKEEISFKSDVQLRGTLLIPDQGKERYPTIIFLPGSGELNRDGSTPNGKFKFDLYKDLAELCTSLGFVTFRYDKRGVGESEGNFHSAGLSDALKDGEAALDLLAAHPKVDGSKLIIIGHSEGCMVGTALNAIRPAAGLVLLSGGGETLKEALDHQRQLLYKEMREKKGLQGFIINKFNTLDKAEKQAQGTYQKMIDSDKDVTKTLGFIKMPAKYFREHFALNVEEALSKVTCPVLAINGAKDFQANPERLKRIEQFVQGEYEIHVVENMDHGLKEQLTPLRPSSYKKDYLKTIGKPIHSEAAKHLTSWLQRYL from the coding sequence ATGATGAACGCCCAGATGGTTAAAGAGGAGATTTCTTTTAAGAGTGATGTTCAGTTAAGAGGGACTTTGTTGATTCCGGATCAAGGGAAGGAGAGGTACCCGACGATTATATTCCTTCCAGGGTCAGGAGAATTGAACCGTGATGGCAGCACTCCTAATGGAAAATTTAAATTTGATCTATATAAGGATTTGGCTGAACTGTGTACATCACTTGGATTTGTTACGTTCCGCTATGATAAAAGAGGTGTGGGTGAAAGTGAAGGGAATTTCCATTCAGCCGGGCTTTCTGATGCGTTAAAAGATGGGGAAGCAGCGCTGGATCTGCTCGCAGCTCATCCAAAAGTCGATGGAAGCAAACTCATCATCATTGGACATAGCGAAGGCTGCATGGTCGGAACTGCCCTGAACGCAATCAGGCCGGCAGCAGGTTTGGTTCTTCTTTCAGGCGGAGGTGAAACACTGAAAGAAGCACTGGATCACCAAAGACAACTGCTTTATAAAGAAATGAGAGAAAAGAAGGGACTTCAGGGCTTTATCATCAATAAGTTCAACACCCTCGATAAAGCTGAAAAACAAGCACAGGGTACCTATCAGAAAATGATTGATTCTGATAAAGATGTAACGAAAACGCTGGGTTTCATCAAAATGCCGGCCAAGTACTTCAGGGAGCATTTTGCGCTCAATGTAGAAGAGGCGCTGTCCAAAGTAACATGCCCGGTACTGGCCATCAATGGGGCAAAAGATTTTCAGGCCAACCCTGAAAGGCTGAAGCGCATTGAACAGTTTGTCCAGGGAGAATATGAAATCCACGTCGTCGAAAACATGGATCACGGTCTGAAGGAACAGCTTACACCGCTGAGACCATCATCCTACAAAAAGGATTACTTAAAAACAATCGGAAAGCCGATACATTCTGAGGCGGCAAAGCATCTGACTTCCTGGCTTCAGAGATATCTTTAA
- a CDS encoding aspartate:alanine exchanger family transporter: MDGIIGLLEEPLILLFVILFLGSALGEIKIRGLSLGTSGVLLAAMVFGHFGYQVSPVIQQLGLGLFIVAVGLSAGPRFFRMMKTSGIVFGIISLLIVLVASVTTIAVSKLFNLSPALSIGIMTGALTSTPGLAAALQATGDPLASVGYGIAYPFGVLAVVLFVQLLPRVLKVDLAEDLKKKSGPVRNDESPEVITIEVTNPSINKRTLKELEFNQYNTVVISRVIRGDRNIIALNDTVILVGDRLVAVGLRSDLERLCQDIGTEVDTNFENHDHVELRKVTVDSLELIGKTIRELELRRTYGVTVTRIERGGFEFNQNSKWRLERGDVLTLVSSKDRLDDAEKLFSRKKLTVTNIHILSLSLVLLLGVLAGMIPFHFPKLGTITFGVAGGPLFIALIIGHFGKLGPIHARYYQPSNQVIRDIGLVLFLAGAGTTAGKGIVQVIQQEGFNLVIGGAIITILPVVAGFFIARKLFRLSIIHSLGALCGGMTSTPGLGATNQLMDSEDPAIAYAAAYPFALISVAVASQILIFFL, from the coding sequence GTGGACGGCATAATTGGTTTGCTAGAGGAACCATTAATTTTACTATTTGTCATATTATTTCTTGGCTCGGCGCTGGGAGAAATTAAAATACGAGGACTAAGTCTTGGAACATCAGGTGTCTTGCTGGCGGCAATGGTATTCGGCCATTTCGGCTACCAGGTGTCGCCGGTCATCCAGCAGCTTGGCCTCGGCTTATTTATCGTGGCAGTTGGCTTATCCGCTGGACCGCGCTTCTTCCGGATGATGAAAACGAGCGGAATCGTCTTTGGAATCATCAGCTTGTTAATCGTTCTCGTTGCATCAGTCACGACGATTGCTGTGTCCAAGCTGTTCAATCTGTCTCCGGCCCTAAGCATCGGAATCATGACCGGGGCGTTGACGAGTACACCTGGACTTGCGGCGGCACTGCAGGCAACTGGAGATCCGCTCGCTTCGGTCGGCTATGGGATTGCCTATCCATTCGGCGTGCTAGCGGTTGTGCTGTTCGTACAGCTTTTGCCACGCGTGCTCAAGGTGGATTTAGCGGAGGATCTGAAAAAGAAATCTGGCCCAGTTCGCAACGATGAATCACCTGAAGTCATCACCATCGAGGTGACGAATCCATCTATCAATAAAAGAACCTTAAAAGAATTGGAGTTCAATCAATATAATACTGTTGTCATCAGCCGCGTCATCCGCGGGGACCGGAATATCATCGCTCTCAATGATACGGTTATTTTAGTGGGGGACAGGCTCGTTGCCGTCGGTCTGAGGAGTGACTTAGAACGCTTATGCCAAGATATCGGCACAGAGGTCGATACTAATTTCGAGAACCATGATCATGTTGAGCTTCGCAAGGTCACAGTCGATTCACTGGAATTGATAGGGAAGACGATCAGGGAGCTTGAATTAAGGCGGACATACGGAGTGACAGTTACGCGGATTGAACGCGGCGGTTTTGAATTCAACCAGAACTCGAAATGGCGGCTGGAACGAGGGGATGTTTTGACACTCGTCAGCAGTAAAGACCGTTTGGATGACGCCGAAAAGCTGTTCAGCAGGAAGAAGCTGACGGTCACGAATATCCATATCCTGTCGCTAAGCTTAGTGTTGCTGCTGGGAGTGCTGGCCGGTATGATTCCATTCCATTTCCCAAAGCTTGGAACAATTACGTTTGGTGTTGCTGGCGGACCGTTGTTCATCGCCTTGATCATCGGCCATTTCGGAAAACTCGGTCCCATCCATGCGCGCTATTACCAGCCATCAAACCAGGTCATCCGAGATATCGGACTCGTTTTATTCCTTGCCGGCGCTGGTACTACTGCTGGAAAAGGAATCGTGCAGGTCATTCAGCAGGAAGGATTCAACCTTGTCATCGGCGGCGCGATTATTACAATTTTGCCAGTCGTAGCCGGCTTTTTTATCGCAAGAAAGCTTTTCCGATTAAGCATCATTCACTCTTTAGGAGCATTGTGCGGCGGAATGACCAGTACACCCGGACTCGGCGCAACCAACCAGCTGATGGATTCCGAAGACCCCGCCATAGCATACGCAGCAGCGTACCCATTCGCGCTCATCTCAGTTGCCGTGGCGTCACAGATTTTAATTTTCTTTTTATAA